Proteins encoded by one window of Lepeophtheirus salmonis chromosome 3, UVic_Lsal_1.4, whole genome shotgun sequence:
- the LOC121115143 gene encoding zinc finger protein 395 isoform X1: protein MSTGKRLAKRSIIGTRIAASWDDGKYYPGIIMGVTNRGTYSIKYNEGGIKERKGTELIGPGFQNVTSFKLRAGQSAYITHQSREMKGMVLHHRPNIDEVSIELENGGGEVKKKLEDVRLLESRKSTRLINHNNTDFSKLADFNIVHERQRLNSETSDISHTSSSRKRRSSDSESSGDEISFIYSSGSESDRHTPVMSECTAAMVLMNLSFSPRNKITGCPASGVVVGGSTTMIAPNGGVSPSSSSTSSGVSSLGSSWTSLSAQNPNYTEAEALLQLSNQESDEGILSDQSSAVDSDEPTKRIKTEHVRIIYQCTWPGCNVFKEVCSDIERHIRKVHLRKAEPESEEENDHEEEFYFTEIDVPMESSESVVRNTQALLPPAPSGATAVSYMQNHFTQHQQHNHHKNFNNHHQHTLPSTTTLTSLPLSSSSTYYTPPQHRQQPALNHHQTRLQQRPVHHLLVQSSSLPTPHGKGIQILASGPPAVRPPLLADHMDMARPPHENPEYRHSVLITSSTTASSSNNLSPLHLSPHQSVAAVPITIPVATTASFSFSPSSGVSGTGTLPAPSNNHHHHNNNINNTSTQPSSSSPHQSKYIRLSPKPLTSSTPKSPIRRPRGDAKKCRKVYGMERKELWCTQCKWKKACTRFGESN from the exons ATGTCGACAGGAAAACGTTTAGCAAAGAGATCCATCATTGGTACACGGATAGCAGCCTCCTGGGATGATGGGAAATATTATCCTGGCATCATCATGGGTGTAACAAATAGAGGAacttattctattaaatataacgAGGGCGGTATCAAAGAACGAAAAGGAACGGAGTTAATCGGACCCGGCTTTCAAAATGTGACAAGCTTCAAATTACGAGCTGGTCAAAGCGCCTATATCACTCATCAGAGTAGGGAAATGAAAGGGATGGTCCTTCATCATCGACCTAATATTGATGAAGTGTCGATAGAACTCGAA AATGGAGGTGGAGAAGTCAAAAAGAAATTGGAGGATGTTCGCCTCCTGGAGTCACGGAAATCCACTCGTCTGATCAATCATAACAACACAGACTTTTCCAAATTAGCAGATTTTAACATTGTTCACGAGAGACAAAGATTGAATTCGGAAACTTCCGATATTTCACATACCAG taGTAGTCGGAAACGTCGTAGCTCGGACTCAGAGTCATCCGGTGATGAAATATCTTTCATATATAGCTCTGGATCTGAATCAGATCGACATACACCCGTCATGTCGGAGTGCACTGCTGCTATGGTTCTCATGAATCTCTCATTTAGTCCACGAAACAAAATCACCg gGTGTCCAGCCTCAGGTGTTGTTGTTGGTGGCTCTACGACAATGATTGCTCCCAATGGAGGTGTCTCCCCTTCCTCTTCCTCGACCTCCTCCGGTGTAAGCTCCCTCGGCTCCTCCTGGACATCTCTCTCCGCCCAAAACCCCAATTATACGGAAGCAGAAGCTCTATTACAATTATCAAATCAAGAGTCTGACGAAGGAATCCTTTCTGATCAATCCTCGGCCGTGGATTCCGACGAGCCAACGAAGAGAATCAAG actgaGCATGTTAGAATAATTTATCAGTGCACTTGGCCGGGATGCAATGTTTTTAAAGAAGTCTGCTCGGATATTGAGAGACACATAAGAAAAGTACATTTAAG aaaagcTGAGCCGGAGTCTGAAGAAGAGAATGATCATGAAGAGGAGTTTTATTTCACAGAGATCGATGTTCCCATGGAGAGTTCAGAATCTGTAGTACGCAACACTCAAGCCCTCTTGCCTCCAGCTCCTTCCGGCGCAACAGCAGTATCATACATGCAAAATCACTTTACTCAACATCAACAACACAACCACCATAAAAACTTCAACAACCACCATCAGCACACACTCCCCTCAACCACAACTCTCACGTCACTCCCTCTTTCGTCCTCTTCTACATATTATACTCCACCCCAACATCGTCAGCAGCCAGCCCTAAATCATCATCAAACACGACTCCAACAGCGCCCCGTTCATCACCTCCTTGTTCAGTCCTCCTCCCTTCCAACCCCTCATGGAAAAGGTATACAAATCCTTGCAAGTGGGCCTCCTGCAGTGAGGCCTCCACTTCTAGCGGATCATATGGACATGGCACGTCCACCACATGAAAATCCAGAATACCGACACTCGGTCCTCATCACCTCTTCCACAACCGCCTCCTCCTCCAATAACCTCTCTCCTTTGCATCTTTCACCACATCAATCCGTTGCCGCTGTGCCGATTACTATACCCGTTGCTACCACTGCTAGTTTCTCCTTTAGCCCTTCAAGTGGGGTATCAGGTACTGGAACCTTGCCTGCTCCTTCTaataatcatcatcatcataacAATAACATCAACAACACTTCGACACAG CCATCAAGTTCTTCCCCACATCAAAGCAAGTACATTCGCCTCTCTCCCAAACCCCTCACTTCCTCCACACCCAAATCCCCTATCCGTCGTCCACGTGGAGACGCTAAAAAGTGCCGCAAAGTCTATGGTATGGAAAGGAAAGAGCTCTGGTGTACACAGTGTAAATGGAAAAAGGCATGTACTCGCTTTGGTGAGAgtaattaa
- the LOC121115143 gene encoding zinc finger protein 395 isoform X2, translated as MSTGKRLAKRSIIGTRIAASWDDGKYYPGIIMGVTNRGTYSIKYNEGGIKERKGTELIGPGFQNVTSFKLRAGQSAYITHQSREMKGMVLHHRPNIDEVSIELENGGGEVKKKLEDVRLLESRKSTRLINHNNTDFSKLADFNIVHERQRLNSETSDISHTSSRKRRSSDSESSGDEISFIYSSGSESDRHTPVMSECTAAMVLMNLSFSPRNKITGCPASGVVVGGSTTMIAPNGGVSPSSSSTSSGVSSLGSSWTSLSAQNPNYTEAEALLQLSNQESDEGILSDQSSAVDSDEPTKRIKTEHVRIIYQCTWPGCNVFKEVCSDIERHIRKVHLRKAEPESEEENDHEEEFYFTEIDVPMESSESVVRNTQALLPPAPSGATAVSYMQNHFTQHQQHNHHKNFNNHHQHTLPSTTTLTSLPLSSSSTYYTPPQHRQQPALNHHQTRLQQRPVHHLLVQSSSLPTPHGKGIQILASGPPAVRPPLLADHMDMARPPHENPEYRHSVLITSSTTASSSNNLSPLHLSPHQSVAAVPITIPVATTASFSFSPSSGVSGTGTLPAPSNNHHHHNNNINNTSTQPSSSSPHQSKYIRLSPKPLTSSTPKSPIRRPRGDAKKCRKVYGMERKELWCTQCKWKKACTRFGESN; from the exons ATGTCGACAGGAAAACGTTTAGCAAAGAGATCCATCATTGGTACACGGATAGCAGCCTCCTGGGATGATGGGAAATATTATCCTGGCATCATCATGGGTGTAACAAATAGAGGAacttattctattaaatataacgAGGGCGGTATCAAAGAACGAAAAGGAACGGAGTTAATCGGACCCGGCTTTCAAAATGTGACAAGCTTCAAATTACGAGCTGGTCAAAGCGCCTATATCACTCATCAGAGTAGGGAAATGAAAGGGATGGTCCTTCATCATCGACCTAATATTGATGAAGTGTCGATAGAACTCGAA AATGGAGGTGGAGAAGTCAAAAAGAAATTGGAGGATGTTCGCCTCCTGGAGTCACGGAAATCCACTCGTCTGATCAATCATAACAACACAGACTTTTCCAAATTAGCAGATTTTAACATTGTTCACGAGAGACAAAGATTGAATTCGGAAACTTCCGATATTTCACATACCAG TAGTCGGAAACGTCGTAGCTCGGACTCAGAGTCATCCGGTGATGAAATATCTTTCATATATAGCTCTGGATCTGAATCAGATCGACATACACCCGTCATGTCGGAGTGCACTGCTGCTATGGTTCTCATGAATCTCTCATTTAGTCCACGAAACAAAATCACCg gGTGTCCAGCCTCAGGTGTTGTTGTTGGTGGCTCTACGACAATGATTGCTCCCAATGGAGGTGTCTCCCCTTCCTCTTCCTCGACCTCCTCCGGTGTAAGCTCCCTCGGCTCCTCCTGGACATCTCTCTCCGCCCAAAACCCCAATTATACGGAAGCAGAAGCTCTATTACAATTATCAAATCAAGAGTCTGACGAAGGAATCCTTTCTGATCAATCCTCGGCCGTGGATTCCGACGAGCCAACGAAGAGAATCAAG actgaGCATGTTAGAATAATTTATCAGTGCACTTGGCCGGGATGCAATGTTTTTAAAGAAGTCTGCTCGGATATTGAGAGACACATAAGAAAAGTACATTTAAG aaaagcTGAGCCGGAGTCTGAAGAAGAGAATGATCATGAAGAGGAGTTTTATTTCACAGAGATCGATGTTCCCATGGAGAGTTCAGAATCTGTAGTACGCAACACTCAAGCCCTCTTGCCTCCAGCTCCTTCCGGCGCAACAGCAGTATCATACATGCAAAATCACTTTACTCAACATCAACAACACAACCACCATAAAAACTTCAACAACCACCATCAGCACACACTCCCCTCAACCACAACTCTCACGTCACTCCCTCTTTCGTCCTCTTCTACATATTATACTCCACCCCAACATCGTCAGCAGCCAGCCCTAAATCATCATCAAACACGACTCCAACAGCGCCCCGTTCATCACCTCCTTGTTCAGTCCTCCTCCCTTCCAACCCCTCATGGAAAAGGTATACAAATCCTTGCAAGTGGGCCTCCTGCAGTGAGGCCTCCACTTCTAGCGGATCATATGGACATGGCACGTCCACCACATGAAAATCCAGAATACCGACACTCGGTCCTCATCACCTCTTCCACAACCGCCTCCTCCTCCAATAACCTCTCTCCTTTGCATCTTTCACCACATCAATCCGTTGCCGCTGTGCCGATTACTATACCCGTTGCTACCACTGCTAGTTTCTCCTTTAGCCCTTCAAGTGGGGTATCAGGTACTGGAACCTTGCCTGCTCCTTCTaataatcatcatcatcataacAATAACATCAACAACACTTCGACACAG CCATCAAGTTCTTCCCCACATCAAAGCAAGTACATTCGCCTCTCTCCCAAACCCCTCACTTCCTCCACACCCAAATCCCCTATCCGTCGTCCACGTGGAGACGCTAAAAAGTGCCGCAAAGTCTATGGTATGGAAAGGAAAGAGCTCTGGTGTACACAGTGTAAATGGAAAAAGGCATGTACTCGCTTTGGTGAGAgtaattaa